The window TCACCCCTGTCAATCCTAATACAGCAGCCAATCTTGCTGAGAACTCCTTTCCAATACTTATCGGCAGTGTAGTTGCACCGGACTCCGAATCCCCTTCCATATCCTGGATGTCCTTTACGATCTCCCTGGCCATGGTAACCAGAACTGCCAGCAGGAACAGGACCACATTTGACCTGATACCCATACCATTAAAGATCTCAAGTGCACCTCCGAACAAGAATGTTGAACCTGCAAGATACCCAACCACCACATTACCCATCAGTGCCATGCGCTTGAATGTGCTGGAATAAAAGATGAGGAGCAAGGAATTGAAAGCAGCCAGGAACAGGCATATGAGACCTAAAAACCAGGATAATAATATTCCCATCACGAACAAAGAAATTGCTATGTACAGGGCAGTCTTCCGCTTTATCCTGCCAGAAGGAATGGGTCTATCAGGTCTGTTTACGCTGTCTATCTTATGATCGAAATAGTCATTTATGACATTGCCTGCTCCGGTTACTAAAAAGACAACTGAAAAAACAAGAACAGGCTCATATACTATTTGTATATGCATTGAATCAGGCAGTGCCAGAAATGCAATTAATGTCCCCACAAGTGCTGCAAATCCTGCCATTACACAATTGCTCCACCTGAGCAATTCCAGTACAGTGGTCACTGGTCTGAAAAAAGCTGGCATCAATCGCCACGTCCGGCCTCAAGCATGCGGTCTAGTGCCTGTTTAGCTCGTATTCTAAGCGGCTGAGGGACAGTAATAACATACTGGTTCTTCTCCAGTGCATCTATGATGCTCTTCAGACTGTTCATTTTCATGTTAGGACATACCGCATATTTGGATGCAGGATAGAATATCTTATCAGGATTCTCATTTTTAAGCCTGTGCAGCATTCCCACTTCAGTCCCTATAATGAACTCATTATTTC of the Methanosarcinales archaeon genome contains:
- a CDS encoding geranylgeranylglycerol-phosphate geranylgeranyltransferase, coding for MPAFFRPVTTVLELLRWSNCVMAGFAALVGTLIAFLALPDSMHIQIVYEPVLVFSVVFLVTGAGNVINDYFDHKIDSVNRPDRPIPSGRIKRKTALYIAISLFVMGILLSWFLGLICLFLAAFNSLLLIFYSSTFKRMALMGNVVVGYLAGSTFLFGGALEIFNGMGIRSNVVLFLLAVLVTMAREIVKDIQDMEGDSESGATTLPISIGKEFSARLAAVLGLTGVILSPLPLLLNGAFGASYLVIIFVADLLLLLSINEIILKDNSGKSSKLLKIAMFLALIAFVVGAIPLNNIF